A stretch of Henckelia pumila isolate YLH828 chromosome 4, ASM3356847v2, whole genome shotgun sequence DNA encodes these proteins:
- the LOC140864635 gene encoding autophagy-related protein 3 yields MVLSQKIHEAFKGTVERITSPRTVSAFKEKGVLTINEFILAGDNLVSKCPTWAWESGEPSKRKSYLPTDKQFLITRNVPCLRRASSIEEEYEAAGGEVLLENDENDGWLATHGKPKESMDDEDENLPSMETLEISKKNTIQSIPSYFGGEEEDEIPDMAEFDEADNLVENDPAMLQTTYIVAHEPDDDNILRTRTYDVSITYDKYYQTPRVWLTGYDESRMLLQPELVLEDVSQDHARKTVTIEDHPHLPGKHASVHPCRHGAVMKKIIDVLMSRGVEPEVDKYLFLFLKFMASVIPTIEYDYTMDFDLGSSSS; encoded by the exons ATGGTGCTGTCACAGAAAATCCACGAAGCCTTCAAGGGGACGGTGGAGCGAATTACGAGTCCCCGCACCGTCTCCGCCTTCAAAGAGAAAGGCGTTCTTACCATCAATGAGTTCATCCTCGCCGGAGATAACCTTGTTTCCAAGTGCCCCACATGGGCGTG GGAATCAGGTGAACCTAGCAAGAGGAAATCATATTTGCCCACGGACAAACAATTCTTGATTACTAGAAATG TCCCCTGTCTACGTAGAGCTTCCTCTATAGAAGAAGAATACGAGGCTGCTGGAGGTGAAGTTCTACTTGAGAATGATGAGAATGATGGTTGGTTGGCAACTCATGGCAAACCTAAAG AAAGCATGGATGATGAGGATGAAAACTTACCCTCCATGGAGACACTTGAAATCAGCAAAAAGAATACAATTCAGTCAATCCCGTCTTATTTTGGTGGCGAGGAAGAGGATGAGATTCCAgatatggcagaatttgatGAAGCAGATAACCTTGTTGAAAACGATCCT GCAATGCTTCAGACTACATACATTGTAGCCCATGAACCTGATGATGACAACATTCTACGAACGCGAACATATGATGTTAGCATAAC GTATGACAAATACTACCAAACTCCCCGTGTATGGCTCACTGGTTATGACGAG TCGAGGATGCTTTTACAACCAGAACTTGTTCTTGAAGATGTTAGCCAAGACCATGCTCGCAAAACA GTGACTATTGAAGACCATCCGCACTTGCCTGGGAAACATGCTTCTGTACATCCATGTCGCCACGGGGCAGTGATGAAGAAAATCATTGATGTTCTAATGTCCCGAGGAGTAGAGCCTGAAGTCGACAA GTACCTCTTCTTGTTTTTGAAATTCATGGCTTCTGTGATTCCTACCATAGAATATGATTACACGATGGACTTCGATCTAGGTAGCTCCAGCTCCTGA
- the LOC140860100 gene encoding 8-amino-7-oxononanoate synthase-like produces MLPTTKYTESHMHKATKVNKLAAKVQLCVKMEETFLWDIWVEEALTKLESLKLMRSLRPIHLPLPNVVTDRCSFNSGSIANSSSNLDRDFRFFDGPQKWDRASVEANISEATFRKWLHDIPSAGDDNEVESGRDGKLKKLIVFSGNDYLGLSLHPTVIDAASKAPWEHGMGPRGSALICGYTSYHRLLESSLADLKRKEDCLLCPTGFSANMAFMTAVGSVSLLIAGTKPSKDDKVAIFSDALNHASIIDGIRLAEKQGSAVTFVYRHCDMSHLDALLSNCSMKKRVVITDSLFSMDGDFAPMTELAKLRKKHGFLLVIDDAHATFVCGKTGGGAAEKFDCETCVDICIGTLSKAAGCHGGFIACSKKWKLLIQSRGRSFIFSTSAPVPVAAAAHAAVVVATNESWRRQAILNRVQEFRALTGIPVVSHIISIVVGSEDKALQASRHLLKLGFHITAIRPPTVSPNSCRLRITLSAAHTKDDLIKLTSALSQCISFKEVEACSPSCYSKL; encoded by the exons ATGTTGCCAACCACCAAGTACACAGAATCCCACATGCACAAAGCCACAAAGGTTAACAAACTTGCGGCGAAAGTTCAACTTTGTGTGAAAATGGAGGAGACCTTCTTGTGGGACATTTGGGTAGAAGAAGCGCTCACTAAACTCGAATCTCTCAAGCTCATGCGTTCGCTTAGACCCATTCATCTCCCCCTCCCCAATGTTGTTACCGATCgatgtagcttcaactctggctCAATTGCAAATTCTTCGAGTAATCTTGATCGAGATTTTCGATTTTTTGATGGCCCACAAAAATGGGACAGAGCTTCCGTTGAAGCGAACATTTCCGAAGCCACGTTCCGGAAATGGCTTCATGATATCCCCAGTGCTG GGGATGACAATGAAGTTGAAAGTGGAAGAGATGGAAAGCTTAAGAAGCTGATTGTCTTCTCTGGAAATGATTACTTGGGATTGAGTTTGCATCCTACAGTCATCGATGCAGCTAGTAAGGCAC CTTGGGAGCATGGAATGGGTCCTAGAGGTTCTGCTTTGATATGTGGATATACGAGTTACCATAGGTTACTGGAATCATCATTGGCGGACTTGAAAAGAAAAGAG GATTGCCTTCTTTGTCCAACAGGCTTTTCAGCCAACATGGCCTTCATGACAGCAGTTGGAAGTGTTAGTTTGCTCATAGCAGGAACCAAACCTTCAAAAGATGACAAGGTTGCTATATTTTCTGATGCCCTGaaccatgcatcaataattgaTGGTATTCGCCTTGCTGAGAAACAAGGAAGTGCCGTGACCTTCGTCTACAGGCATTGTGATATGAGCCATCTCGATGCGTTATT GTCAAATTGTTCTATGAAGAAAAGAGTTGTTATAACTGATAG CTTGTTTAGCATGGATGGAGACTTTGCACCTATGACCGAGCTTGCAAAACTTCGTAAAAAGCATGGATTTCTTCTGGTAATTGATGAT GCTCATGCAACATTTGTTTGCGGGAAAACTGGTGGTGGAGCAGCTGAAAAGTTCGATTGTGAAACATGCGTCGACATTTGCATTGGCACTCTGAGTAAAGCTGCGGGTTGCCATGGTGGTTTCATAGCATGCAG CAAAAAATGGAAACTGCTCATTCAATCCCGGGGTCgttcttttatattttcaacTTCAGCACCAGTTCCCGTTGCTGCCGCAGCCCATG CCGCTGTTGTTGTGGCAACAAATGAATCTTGGCGTAGGCAAGCTATCTTGAACCGAGTGCAAGAATTCCGTGCTTTGACAGGAATCCCAGTAGTGAGTCACATCATTTCAATTGTTGTCGGAAGTGAAGATAAGGCCCTCCAAGCTAGCAG GCATCTTTTAAAACTTGGTTTCCACATAACCGCAATCAGGCCTCCTACAGTGTCCCCAAATTCTTGCAG GTTAAGGATAACTCTGAGTGCAGCGCACACCAAGGATGATTTGATAAAGCTCACGAGTGCACTGTCTCAATGCATTAGTTTCAAAGAGGTTGAAGCATGTAGCCCAAGTTGCTACTCCAAACTTTAA
- the LOC140860673 gene encoding F-box protein At5g49610-like gives MANFNEDVLMEIFSWLSAKNLSKFSLVSRSVDDLRSDDFFIRKQFRNMRILGDSDFFVQSHGYNETLQLHGNYNVVNPSSLISPCKTDEFVGGFGKILATFNGLICSRKDEQGPLFVFNPATRSCIHVPVPTDKGHFDVVFAEEERGSVFDYSLFSVVPSSEWGGESRFMVFSPRQRIWKNLSGVDFGGRNMAFDLTVQVKGILYFVSDSELYFAAKSRFFWSYIVAYDTKDHTSKLVKIPKNARKGSWDSNLAIFEWGRRRSTICLVRFWRGMFTIWALGDSCWKRVFHMRIKAMGLSGFDRGIVKICCYTILNGTNLLVATNQKLYSYDLMGGTKAKIQEVCEHDFAGAKVRIHSVCGTLSRCGPVDQHARNRHMII, from the coding sequence ATGGCTAATTTCAACGAAGATGTGTTGATGGAAATCTTTTCATGGTTATCTGCAAAGAACCTGAGTAAATTTTCTCTCGTGTCGAGATCAGTCGATGATCTACGCTCCGACGACTTCTTCATCAGAAAACAATTCAGAAACATGCGAATCCTGGGCGATTCCGATTTCTTCGTGCAGAGTCATGGCTACAACGAAACACTGCAGCTTCATGGGAACTACAACGTGGTAAATCCGAGCAGCCTGATCTCACCATGCAAAACCGACGAATTTGTGGGTGGATTCGGGAAGATTTTGGCCACCTTCAATGGCTTGATATGTAGCAGAAAAGATGAACAAGGCCCCTTGTTTGTATTCAATCCGGCAACAAGATCCTGCATCCATGTCCCTGTTCCTACCGATAAAGGACATTTCGACGTCGTTTTCGCGGAGGAGGAACGTGGAAGTGTGTTTGATTACTCCCTGTTTTCGGTCGTCCCATCGTCCGAGTGGGGCGGGGAGTCCCGGTTCATGGTCTTCTCTCCGAGGCAGAGGATTTGGAAAAATTTATCAGGCGTGGACTTTGGCGGAAGAAATATGGCGTTTGATCTCACTGTCCAAGTTAAAGGAATTCTCTACTTTGTATCGGACAGTGAACTATACTTTGCGGCGAAGAGCCGATTCTTCTGGTCATATATAGTGGCTTATGACACCAAAGATCACACCTCCAAACTCGTCAAGATACCCAAAAACGCGAGGAAAGGATCGTGGGACTCGAACCTCGCCATCTTCGAGTGGGGCAGGCGCCGCAGCACCATCTGCCTGGTCAGGTTCTGGAGAGGCATGTTCACCATTTGGGCTTTGGGTGATTCATGTTGGAAGAGGGTCTTCCATATGAGGATCAAAGCAATGGGATTGAGCGGATTCGATAGAGGGATCGTGAAGATTTGCTGCTACACCATCTTGAATGGAACTAATTTGTTAGTGGCGACGAATCAAAAGTTGTACAGCTACGATCTTATGGGCGGGACGAAGGCGAAGATTCAAGAAGTTTGCGAGCATGACTTTGCCGGAGCAAAGGTTCGCATCCATTCAGTTTGCGGCACGCTTAGTAGGTGCGGACCCGTTGATCAACATGCACGCAATCGTCATATGATCATTTGA